One Candidatus Palauibacter scopulicola genomic window, CCACGCTCACGCTGTTGGGCGGGGCGACCGGCATGCTGCTCGGAGGCGGGCTCGTGTGGGTCGTGAACCAGGCCACGCCGCTGACCGCGGTCGTGCCGCTGTGGTCGATCGTGGTCGCCCTCGCCGCCTCGATTCTGACCGGCGTCGGCTTCGGACTCTACCCCGCTTCCCGGGCCGCGGGTCTGGACCCCATCGACGCGTTGCGTTACGAGTAGATCTCTCCCGCGGCAGAGAACGCGCGACCTGACTCCGGCAGGCGGTGGAAGCCGCGGGCGAGGGGGAGGCGCGTATGACCGCTCGTACACCTGGTGCAGTGCGCTAGCGGCATGGGGTTCCTTTCGATGGTCACGGAAAGGGATCGCGGTCGCCTTCGACTCGATCCGGGCCAACAAGGTTCGGAGCGCCCTCACGATCCTCGGCGTCACCATCGGCGTGCTCGTCGTCATGGTAATGGCGGCCGCCATCACCGGCATCAACGAGAGCTTCGAAGACGCGATGTCTCCGAACGGCGTCGAGACGTTCTACGTGGCGCACTGGGACTTCACGTCGGCGGGCTTCGGTGGCGGTCCCCTGGGCGAGGAGGAGCCGGACCTCTTCAGGAACAAGCCGCTCGATCCGCGGTGGGCCAGGGACCTCGGGCGCATCCCGGGCATCGCGAGCGCATCGCCGTTCGTCGAACTGACCGGCGATTTCGGTCCGGGGTCCTTCGAGGCGAGCGTCGGGTCGGATCGGGTCGAGATCCTGTTCTACGGCGTGGGTGCCGACTACCTCGAGATCTATAGCGGCGACATCATCTCGGGGCGTTGGTTCACGCACCCCGAGGCCGAGCGGCGGGCGCCCGTCGCCGTAATCGACTCCACCGTGGCGGCCGACCTGTTCGGGTCGCTCGATCCGATCGGCCGCGAGATCCGGATCGGCGAGGGCGGCCGCGGAGCCATGTTCCGCGTGGTCGGCGTGTACCGCGTCCCAGCCAACCTGTTCGCCGGCCTGGGGTCGCACTACGTGTGGGTGCCGTTCGCGAGCGCGGACAAGCTGCTGCCCGTCTGGGATCGGGCCGTCAGCATCATCGTGCGGCCCGAGCCCGAAGCGGACCTTCAGACGGCGCTCGATGCGACGCACGCGCGGATGCGGCAACTCCGTCGCCTGGAGCCGGGCGAGGAGGACGACTTCGCGGTGCTGAGCCAGGAACAGCTGCTGAATCTCTGGGGCCAACTGACCAACGTCCTGTTTGCGGCGATGCTCGGGCTGTCGAGCATCGGGCTCATGGTGGGGGGCGTCGGCGTGATCGGGATCATGATGATCTCCGTGACGGAGAGGACCCGGGAGATCGGGCTGCGGAAGGCGATGGGCGGGCGACGCCGGGACATCATGTGGCAGTTCCTGGTCGAGGCGGCCACGCTCACGCTGCTCGGCGGTGCGACCGGCATGCTGGTAGGCGGGGCGATCGTGTGGGCCGTGAACCAGTTGACGCCGCTGCCGGCGGTCGTGCCGCTGTGGTCGATCCTGGCCGCCCTTGCGGCGTCGGTGCTCACGGGGATCGGTTTCGGGCTCTACCCGGCCTCGCGGGCCGCGGGGTTGGACCCCATCGACGCGCTGCGCTACGAGTAGGCGGCTGAAAGCGAGCGGCTGACCGCCCGATGACCGAACCACCGCTGGACCTCCTTGCCGTCGCGGCGCATCCCGACGACGCGGAACTCACCTGCGGCGGGACGCTGGCCCGTGCGGCGGAACAGGGGTACCGGACGGGGATCCTCGACCTGACGCGCGGCGAGATGGCCTCGCGCGGGACGCCCGAGATGCGGGCCGAGGAGGCGGCCCGGGCGGCGGCGGTGCTGGGCGTCGGGGTTCGGGTCAATGCCGGGCTCCCGGATGCACGGCTCGAGAACTCGCTGGAGGCCAGACGGATCGTCGTCGGACACCTGCGGGACCTCGCCCCCGCGACCGTGATCCTGCCCTGGCCGCGCGGGCGCCATCCGGACCACCGGGTCGCCTCGGAACTCGCGCGCGACGCCTGTTTTCTCGCGGGACTGCGGGAGTATGAGGGCGGGCCGGGGCGCCGGCCGGAGAAGATCCTCTACGCGATGGCGTACCGGGAGGACGCGGCGAAGCCGACCTTCGTCGTCCCGCTCACGGAAGCGCAGTTCCAGCGCAAGGTCGAGGCGGCGCGGTGCTACGCGTCGCAGTTCGAGGGCGCCACGGCGGCGGGCGAGATCTTCCCCACCGGACAGCCGCTCGTCGAACGCATCGAGACCGCGTCACGGCACTACGGCTCGCTGATCCGGGCGCCGCACGGGGAACCGTTTCGCACCGATGAGACGATGCGCGTGAGCGATGTCACGCGCCTCGGAGTCCGCTCGTTGTAGGCAGGCGCTGTAGGGTCAGCCGCAGCGAACCTCGACGAGGAGGCGCTTCCAGCTCGGGACGGACCTGGCGCCCACCTTGATCACCTGCACGCGCGCCGCCCCGCCCCGCCGCATCCACGGAGCGAGCCAGGCGCCGATTTCGCGAGGGAGGTGGCCGACCGGGTCGCCGTCGCGGATGTGGACCCAGACATCGTCGGGGTCGCCTCCGGGTGGGTCGGGGATCAGGAGGAGTTCCTCCTTCGGGCCTACGGCGTCGAGGTGGCGGGCGCGGTCTTCGAAGGCGAGTCCGTGAACGGTGGTGCGGAACACCGGGGCCCCGAGCGGGGGTATGCTCTGCTCGTCGGACGTGGGCCCTGTGGGGCCTGGCGCCGGGGGGGAGTCCCCCGGCGCGGAACGAGGTGGTTCCATGTACTCCATCCCGAGTTGCGGCGTCGTTTGAAGCTTCGACACAATAGACCCTCCTTGCTCGGCGGGCGAATCCGGACCGAAGAACGACGATGATACAGCCGGAAGAAGAGCGGCTTTACCTCGATTACGCGGCGACCTGGCCGATGCGGCCGGAGGTGTGGGAGGCCATGGGAGCGGAGCTGCGGCACGGCTTCAATCCCGCGAGCGCGCACGCCCCCGGGCG contains:
- the bshB1 gene encoding bacillithiol biosynthesis deacetylase BshB1; translation: MTEPPLDLLAVAAHPDDAELTCGGTLARAAEQGYRTGILDLTRGEMASRGTPEMRAEEAARAAAVLGVGVRVNAGLPDARLENSLEARRIVVGHLRDLAPATVILPWPRGRHPDHRVASELARDACFLAGLREYEGGPGRRPEKILYAMAYREDAAKPTFVVPLTEAQFQRKVEAARCYASQFEGATAAGEIFPTGQPLVERIETASRHYGSLIRAPHGEPFRTDETMRVSDVTRLGVRSL
- a CDS encoding ABC transporter permease gives rise to the protein MLGVTIGVLVVMVMAAAITGINESFEDAMSPNGVETFYVAHWDFTSAGFGGGPLGEEEPDLFRNKPLDPRWARDLGRIPGIASASPFVELTGDFGPGSFEASVGSDRVEILFYGVGADYLEIYSGDIISGRWFTHPEAERRAPVAVIDSTVAADLFGSLDPIGREIRIGEGGRGAMFRVVGVYRVPANLFAGLGSHYVWVPFASADKLLPVWDRAVSIIVRPEPEADLQTALDATHARMRQLRRLEPGEEDDFAVLSQEQLLNLWGQLTNVLFAAMLGLSSIGLMVGGVGVIGIMMISVTERTREIGLRKAMGGRRRDIMWQFLVEAATLTLLGGATGMLVGGAIVWAVNQLTPLPAVVPLWSILAALAASVLTGIGFGLYPASRAAGLDPIDALRYE